The following proteins come from a genomic window of Brevibacillus antibioticus:
- a CDS encoding GNAT family N-acetyltransferase, producing the protein MTYTIMARKTLTSEELAHIKELVAICNEQDGIDLKVNPSMLEKRSGEHEEDFLCYVNEKLVGFLGLYVFHSGEAEVSGMVHPAFRRNGIFTAMQAKAVDECRRRGIPSHLYIVQRDSQSGKSYMERISGDYQFSEYWMELGERQPGNLLGNVHLRAETANDLEKLIWLNVHGFQLEEERAREMSENMAGDPKSRTYLMVVDEQAIGKISVRKNEGKAFIYGFCVHPDHQGKGYGREALAQTIQLLEEEGYPHVSLEVACENSKALGLYESCGFSVKSANDYYKLEL; encoded by the coding sequence TTGACGTATACGATCATGGCAAGAAAAACACTCACCTCAGAGGAACTGGCACACATTAAAGAACTGGTTGCAATATGTAACGAGCAGGATGGCATTGATCTCAAAGTGAACCCGAGTATGCTGGAAAAGCGTTCGGGGGAGCATGAAGAAGATTTCCTTTGTTATGTGAACGAAAAGCTGGTCGGGTTTCTTGGACTCTATGTGTTTCACAGTGGCGAGGCAGAAGTGAGCGGAATGGTCCATCCAGCTTTTAGAAGAAATGGCATCTTTACAGCAATGCAAGCAAAAGCCGTAGACGAATGCAGAAGAAGAGGCATCCCCTCGCATTTATATATCGTTCAGCGGGATTCGCAGAGCGGCAAGTCATACATGGAGCGCATCAGTGGGGATTATCAATTCTCGGAATATTGGATGGAATTGGGGGAGAGGCAACCAGGAAACCTCTTGGGAAATGTACACCTCCGCGCGGAGACTGCCAATGATCTCGAAAAATTGATCTGGCTGAATGTCCATGGCTTTCAATTAGAGGAAGAACGCGCCAGAGAGATGTCAGAGAATATGGCAGGAGACCCGAAATCCCGTACATATCTGATGGTAGTTGACGAACAGGCGATTGGCAAAATAAGTGTCAGGAAAAATGAAGGCAAGGCATTCATTTATGGATTTTGTGTCCACCCGGATCATCAGGGGAAAGGCTACGGACGTGAGGCTTTGGCCCAAACAATCCAACTCCTGGAGGAGGAAGGGTATCCGCACGTGTCACTTGAGGTAGCCTGTGAAAACA
- a CDS encoding DUF4931 domain-containing protein, with protein sequence MKRTHLHFNMQIGRKKPVSVNNTETACPFCDRNSLTDVLEQRGSMIWLMNKFPVLEETHQTVLIETDDCQGDWSVYSIEHVRALLAFGVEKWLEMEQSKSYRSVLFFKNHGPYSGGSIRHPHMQIVGLHDYNYLDQVKDSDFIGMTIDQEGGIECNLSTHPRAGFFEYNVILSDFDRLPKMADYLQILAHWILTHVNPRNQSYNFFFYHWGEKLIAKVVPRFVTSPLYVGYSIPQVANNLEETIAEMQRRYF encoded by the coding sequence ATGAAGCGTACGCACTTGCACTTTAACATGCAAATAGGCAGAAAAAAGCCAGTGAGTGTAAACAACACAGAAACGGCTTGTCCTTTTTGTGATCGGAACAGTCTCACCGATGTTTTGGAGCAGCGGGGCTCCATGATCTGGCTCATGAACAAATTCCCTGTTCTGGAGGAAACACATCAAACTGTTTTGATTGAGACGGATGATTGCCAAGGAGATTGGTCTGTCTATTCCATAGAGCATGTACGAGCATTACTGGCATTCGGGGTAGAGAAGTGGCTGGAAATGGAGCAAAGCAAATCTTATCGTTCCGTTCTGTTTTTCAAAAACCACGGCCCGTATTCCGGAGGGAGCATTCGTCATCCGCACATGCAGATCGTGGGATTACATGATTACAACTATCTGGATCAGGTAAAAGACAGTGATTTTATTGGCATGACCATCGATCAAGAGGGAGGGATTGAATGCAATCTGTCTACGCATCCGCGTGCAGGTTTTTTTGAATACAATGTCATTCTATCGGACTTTGATCGATTGCCGAAAATGGCAGACTACTTACAAATTTTAGCACATTGGATACTGACTCATGTCAATCCTCGTAACCAAAGCTACAATTTTTTCTTTTACCATTGGGGAGAAAAGCTGATCGCCAAAGTGGTTCCGAGGTTTGTTACCTCGCCTCTTTACGTAGGCTATTCGATTCCGCAGGTCGCCAATAATTTGGAAGAAACCATTGCTGAAATGCAGAGACGTTACTTCTAA